Proteins from one Leptonema illini DSM 21528 genomic window:
- a CDS encoding host-nuclease inhibitor Gam family protein — translation MAKTKAKAPGIEPAAIHDKLELEKAIKEIGDLQRRKNDIENIYNGRIQELQEQLASEVAPVDQRIQALAKGVKVFADANRSQLIAPDKKSVDLPTGSIAYRAKTAAVATRSTDRLIQSILETADLVGATDRLRSKLRKVFLRLKLELDKEGVLADPESAADFGIEIESGIERFYVKPNTIDTEMEVA, via the coding sequence ATGGCTAAAACCAAAGCAAAAGCGCCCGGCATTGAACCCGCGGCAATCCATGACAAGCTCGAACTCGAAAAAGCGATCAAGGAGATCGGTGATCTCCAGCGCCGCAAGAACGATATCGAGAACATCTACAACGGGAGAATCCAGGAGCTTCAAGAGCAACTGGCCTCTGAAGTTGCCCCTGTCGATCAGCGTATTCAAGCCCTTGCAAAAGGTGTGAAGGTATTCGCCGATGCAAACCGATCGCAGCTCATCGCGCCTGACAAGAAGAGCGTGGATCTGCCCACAGGGTCGATCGCCTATCGAGCAAAAACAGCGGCCGTTGCGACTCGTTCGACTGATCGTCTCATCCAGTCCATTCTCGAAACGGCGGACCTCGTGGGTGCAACCGACCGATTACGCTCGAAGCTGCGCAAGGTATTCCTCCGCCTCAAACTCGAACTCGATAAAGAAGGCGTGCTGGCTGATCCCGAATCGGCTGCAGACTTCGGTATTGAAATCGAAAGCGGCATCGAACGCTTCTACGTGAAGCCTAACACCATCGACACGGAGATGGAGGTCGCCTGA
- the tcmP gene encoding three-Cys-motif partner protein TcmP, with protein MPKLEIHTKKKHEIYSHYLHDWILTTCGNHRGNSSTVTIVDGFCGGSFYRQPDSSDIWYGSPVRILKAIKEGLNSVAERKGKTGYQLDYKVILMDNQQEHLDSTRNALEANGFGNEVRDGRCEFMKGDFTSLLPQCLDAVRKRKGYSVFLIDPFGYTDFSMADLRSIMQLGRTEIFLTFMIEFVQRFMSLREAKLRDAFERVLEANGFFTEYAVGRSDSEGQQIYLKHESQRLIRERVGPNYLYVFSLMAERNKTKYYLFHLANSPRATQVVKDTLWAHNNINLQYGFAGGQFGLGHITPDYLEELEQQKLFVIEDINAEAAKDALFPTLIDQIDRNRNGITFQQVEINTMQENPARSSMYQDVIRSIRDEGDVAIYRDGKSTRAMHLRSGDVIRRIPKQLFLFGPKPP; from the coding sequence ATGCCGAAACTTGAAATCCATACGAAGAAAAAGCATGAAATCTACAGCCACTATCTTCATGATTGGATTCTCACGACATGCGGTAATCATCGCGGCAATTCTTCCACTGTCACGATTGTAGATGGTTTCTGCGGTGGTTCTTTCTACAGGCAGCCCGACAGTTCAGATATATGGTATGGGTCACCGGTCCGGATCTTGAAGGCCATTAAGGAAGGATTGAATTCCGTAGCCGAGAGAAAAGGTAAGACCGGGTACCAGCTGGATTACAAAGTCATACTGATGGATAATCAGCAGGAACATCTCGACTCGACGAGGAATGCCCTCGAAGCGAATGGATTCGGCAACGAAGTGAGAGATGGCAGATGCGAATTCATGAAGGGTGACTTTACCTCGCTACTTCCACAGTGCCTTGATGCGGTGCGAAAACGCAAGGGCTATTCAGTGTTCTTGATCGACCCATTCGGTTACACGGATTTCAGTATGGCTGATCTAAGATCCATCATGCAGCTGGGTCGCACCGAGATATTCCTGACCTTCATGATCGAGTTCGTGCAGCGCTTCATGTCTCTCCGGGAAGCAAAGCTACGGGATGCTTTTGAAAGGGTGCTCGAAGCGAACGGCTTTTTTACGGAATATGCTGTGGGGCGATCAGACTCCGAAGGGCAGCAGATCTACCTGAAACATGAATCGCAGCGACTGATTCGAGAGCGAGTCGGTCCTAATTACCTCTACGTCTTCAGTCTGATGGCCGAGAGAAACAAGACCAAGTACTATCTCTTTCACCTTGCAAATAGCCCAAGGGCGACTCAGGTTGTAAAGGATACTCTATGGGCTCACAACAACATCAATCTACAGTATGGATTCGCAGGCGGGCAATTCGGGCTCGGCCATATTACGCCCGACTACCTTGAGGAGCTTGAACAGCAAAAACTCTTTGTCATTGAAGACATCAATGCTGAAGCTGCAAAAGATGCGCTATTCCCAACGCTTATTGATCAGATCGATAGAAATCGAAACGGTATAACGTTTCAGCAGGTTGAAATCAATACCATGCAGGAAAACCCTGCTCGATCGTCCATGTATCAGGATGTAATAAGAAGCATTCGGGACGAAGGCGATGTGGCAATCTACCGTGATGGTAAGAGCACAAGGGCTATGCATTTGCGTTCCGGTGATGTTATTCGCCGAATCCCAAAGCAGTTGTTTCTATTCGGACCGAAACCTCCTTGA
- a CDS encoding DDE-type integrase/transposase/recombinase codes for MARGTVIHAAILAQYFHRWSIADWNDRGRIVDEFAQAAGISKTTAYKRLQRLRVGERADSGARPKTRKKRKAEAVRAMEREHAKAVWAMKTMPGEQAAYWVSTEQAIRLAEKAGVIPEGIYSRDRMDRILRECGLSRRISQTRPAAMSLTAEYPGHVFVVDATPMNHYYLRLDGQIQKVVQFQTPDGDTHLNDLLERDGLYKIWVYYLVDMHSKTFLVRAFAPEARTGRRNGGENSDDWITFLTWAFLPKSPSSSPIDGLPNPLDDCPLEGAPTILYCDKGSGIGKSAKIKLLCRHLGIKIETHLPGNPSAKGLVESRIGAFKRSFEVFMLKSRFTTLDEVNYFYQSWSSDTNRKRSFYQKWRAGAVERPIFRVTPENIQEAYVSHIERVIDGYGCVSIDGEKWFVTHEERYQKTRVQLYRPLNRTGERRWFAETSDGIVFQCEHGAKGHGFDDIKAFPKSEAARIKDEARLVASQIRSVLQFEDLLPDHEDTNLRHMPNRAAPVSTHSAVAPDQFGSVEHARRWIMMQTGLMDDQIDEDLHDIMQKGFELSMKTNGYIPAALVIEFANILNRSKSEKENTYDNEAR; via the coding sequence ATGGCGCGCGGCACGGTCATTCATGCAGCTATCCTCGCTCAGTACTTCCATCGATGGTCGATCGCAGACTGGAATGATCGTGGCCGCATCGTCGATGAATTCGCACAGGCAGCGGGCATAAGCAAAACCACAGCCTACAAGCGACTGCAAAGATTGCGCGTAGGCGAACGAGCCGATAGCGGCGCACGGCCGAAGACACGCAAGAAGCGCAAAGCCGAGGCCGTGCGCGCTATGGAGCGAGAACATGCCAAGGCTGTTTGGGCCATGAAAACGATGCCCGGCGAACAGGCAGCGTACTGGGTATCCACCGAACAGGCAATACGCCTTGCCGAGAAGGCGGGCGTCATCCCGGAAGGAATCTACTCTCGCGACCGCATGGATCGCATACTGCGCGAATGTGGCCTTTCGCGGCGCATATCACAAACGCGGCCGGCGGCAATGTCGCTGACCGCTGAGTACCCTGGCCATGTGTTCGTCGTCGATGCGACGCCCATGAACCACTACTATCTGCGCCTTGATGGACAGATCCAGAAGGTTGTGCAGTTCCAGACGCCGGACGGTGATACACACCTTAACGACTTACTTGAACGGGACGGACTCTATAAGATCTGGGTGTACTATCTCGTCGATATGCACTCGAAGACCTTCCTTGTGCGTGCGTTCGCTCCCGAGGCCAGAACCGGCCGACGAAACGGCGGAGAGAATTCCGATGACTGGATAACCTTCCTGACATGGGCCTTCCTCCCAAAATCACCGTCGTCGTCGCCGATCGATGGCCTCCCGAATCCGCTCGACGATTGCCCGCTGGAGGGAGCGCCGACCATTCTGTACTGCGATAAGGGCTCCGGCATCGGCAAGTCAGCAAAGATAAAGCTGCTGTGCCGGCATCTCGGAATCAAAATCGAGACGCATCTGCCAGGTAACCCATCGGCGAAAGGGCTGGTAGAAAGCCGCATCGGTGCATTCAAGAGATCGTTTGAGGTATTCATGCTGAAGAGTCGGTTCACGACTCTGGACGAAGTGAACTACTTCTACCAGTCATGGTCTTCTGACACAAACCGAAAACGCAGCTTCTATCAGAAGTGGCGGGCGGGCGCTGTAGAGCGGCCGATATTCCGGGTCACGCCCGAGAATATTCAGGAGGCGTACGTATCTCATATCGAGCGAGTCATCGACGGATATGGCTGCGTAAGCATCGACGGCGAGAAATGGTTCGTCACGCATGAAGAGCGTTATCAGAAAACTCGTGTTCAGCTGTATCGACCATTAAATCGCACAGGGGAGCGACGGTGGTTCGCAGAGACTTCTGATGGCATCGTCTTCCAGTGCGAGCACGGCGCAAAAGGACACGGGTTCGACGACATCAAGGCCTTCCCGAAATCAGAAGCGGCACGCATCAAAGATGAGGCACGACTCGTCGCTTCGCAGATCCGCAGCGTTCTACAGTTCGAAGACCTCTTACCGGATCACGAAGATACGAACCTGCGGCACATGCCGAACCGAGCAGCGCCGGTCAGCACCCACAGCGCCGTCGCGCCGGATCAGTTCGGCAGCGTCGAGCATGCCCGTCGCTGGATCATGATGCAAACAGGGCTGATGGATGATCAGATCGACGAGGATCTGCACGACATCATGCAAAAGGGTTTCGAGTTATCCATGAAGACGAACGGCTATATTCCGGCGGCACTCGTCATCGAGTTCGCCAATATCCTGAATAGATCGAAATCCGAGAAGGAGAACACGTATGACAACGAAGCTCGTTGA
- a CDS encoding DNA-binding protein, producing MQPTSQTAQPATPPNDLITIQEAARILQYDCTRTVLNYGHAGDLELWPKSRRRYLVTRSSVYRFLVNRRKHYVETHQMDLFLAH from the coding sequence ATGCAGCCAACAAGCCAGACAGCTCAACCAGCTACACCCCCGAACGATCTGATAACCATTCAAGAAGCCGCTCGCATACTGCAATATGATTGCACGCGCACGGTGCTTAACTACGGCCATGCCGGTGATCTGGAGTTGTGGCCGAAGTCTCGTCGCCGTTATCTCGTTACCCGATCAAGCGTGTATCGCTTCCTTGTGAATCGTCGCAAGCATTACGTTGAAACGCATCAGATGGATCTTTTTTTGGCTCATTAA
- a CDS encoding ankyrin repeat domain-containing protein, with product MKYSLIIVALSATQHHAQALPQSSLCDLDLHDRSAVSRALDLGANPNQVCSDGLKAVARPMSLDVFSLLIRKGAEVPPSMASEWLSNIVRSAATLKTQKDAAQVDSFEMAQYLLKKGGRFRRDELIYDRLFLDGRWIRLCLDNGADPNADNGNGWTPLFAAANADNIQAGELLLKAGANPNIHRQVRGGNKQSLLAFVSESPRWTALLKRYGAKE from the coding sequence ATGAAATACTCTTTAATTATCGTAGCCCTTTCAGCAACACAGCACCATGCTCAAGCGTTACCCCAGAGCAGCCTTTGCGATCTGGACCTCCATGATAGATCTGCGGTGTCGCGAGCGCTTGATCTCGGTGCCAATCCGAACCAAGTTTGCAGTGATGGTCTGAAAGCAGTGGCTCGTCCGATGAGTCTGGACGTTTTTTCCTTGCTGATCCGGAAAGGAGCCGAGGTTCCCCCGTCGATGGCATCAGAATGGCTCAGCAATATTGTCAGATCAGCAGCCACTTTGAAAACTCAAAAAGATGCGGCCCAGGTCGATTCATTTGAGATGGCTCAATATTTACTCAAGAAAGGTGGCAGATTTCGGAGAGATGAGCTGATCTACGATCGTCTTTTTCTTGATGGACGATGGATTCGGCTGTGCCTTGACAACGGTGCTGACCCAAACGCTGACAATGGCAACGGTTGGACACCTCTCTTCGCGGCGGCGAATGCAGACAATATTCAAGCCGGGGAGTTGTTACTGAAAGCCGGAGCTAATCCGAACATTCATCGGCAGGTTCGAGGTGGTAATAAGCAGAGCCTTCTTGCATTTGTTTCAGAGTCCCCGCGCTGGACTGCACTCCTCAAGCGGTACGGTGCGAAGGAATGA
- a CDS encoding phage terminase large subunit family protein — MKALIILLTVLGACMPRQQDKEFFEAFMDAGQRQFARTTLQEFLLTKIVVRDGKKFRLWTAEGHAYLAALNAKFARSKDLVIQKGAQLAISTWMIGRTFWMLDGQPLKAGFFFPDDESMKLFVQDRVDEMIDTSPYIKRSIDATDSTDNVKLKKYQQATLAFRATSTKKGVKTFDADIINLDEVDEHDVENLEFADDRLLHAAEPVRLAASQPSFEDFGINADYLTTNMHAWLIRCACGHWTDLVERFQSDPESIFGAQKTAGTVYVCEKCGRRVNNQKGEFVPRFPTVKRDGVQISQLFRADMKPESVLQKFRNATTSVKLKRFYISIIGVPFSTADERPISQAILDANRGDHRILEHSDSFTYMGADQGDTVHMVFAEPTRDARLRITGLLKCSVLDESLHHRWIESFRVFTGHVDAMPNKNWAVRMAMRYPDNIRIQYFQKKFAERTEAVPGDDDGVQVLQVNRDESLQDTVDAIKNGLFIFPSKSGLSGPDLALVEELELHIKNLIRERKEDENGKPVYQFKKKIANHFGMALNSLRLAYEAEGTPGEAPPPLFG, encoded by the coding sequence ATGAAAGCATTGATCATCTTATTAACCGTTCTGGGGGCCTGTATGCCGAGACAGCAGGACAAAGAGTTTTTCGAGGCGTTTATGGACGCCGGTCAGCGGCAATTTGCCCGGACGACACTGCAAGAATTCTTGCTGACCAAGATTGTAGTGAGAGATGGAAAGAAGTTTCGTCTCTGGACAGCGGAAGGGCATGCGTATCTGGCCGCGCTGAACGCGAAGTTTGCTCGTTCGAAAGATCTGGTTATTCAGAAAGGCGCTCAGCTTGCCATATCCACCTGGATGATCGGTCGCACGTTCTGGATGCTGGATGGACAGCCACTCAAGGCCGGCTTCTTTTTTCCTGATGACGAAAGTATGAAGCTCTTCGTGCAGGACCGTGTCGATGAGATGATCGACACATCTCCGTACATCAAACGATCCATAGATGCGACAGACTCAACTGATAACGTAAAGCTCAAGAAATATCAGCAGGCCACGCTGGCGTTCCGTGCCACCTCGACGAAGAAAGGGGTGAAGACTTTCGACGCAGACATCATCAACCTCGATGAAGTGGACGAGCACGACGTGGAGAACCTTGAGTTCGCCGACGACCGTTTACTGCACGCCGCAGAGCCGGTGCGACTCGCTGCTTCACAACCATCCTTTGAGGATTTCGGAATCAACGCTGATTACCTGACAACCAATATGCATGCATGGTTGATTCGGTGCGCATGCGGTCACTGGACGGACCTTGTCGAGCGATTCCAATCTGACCCGGAAAGCATTTTTGGAGCGCAAAAGACGGCCGGGACCGTATATGTGTGCGAAAAATGTGGGCGCCGGGTAAACAACCAGAAAGGGGAATTTGTCCCTCGCTTCCCAACGGTGAAACGTGATGGAGTGCAGATCTCGCAACTCTTTCGCGCTGATATGAAACCGGAGTCGGTTCTTCAAAAATTCCGTAATGCCACTACCTCAGTAAAGCTGAAGCGGTTTTATATCTCCATTATTGGCGTGCCGTTTTCTACGGCGGATGAACGCCCGATCTCACAGGCTATCCTCGATGCAAACCGGGGCGATCATCGGATTTTAGAGCATTCAGATTCGTTCACTTACATGGGGGCGGACCAGGGCGATACTGTGCACATGGTCTTTGCCGAGCCTACGCGTGATGCTCGTCTGCGTATCACTGGCCTGCTCAAATGCTCGGTGCTGGACGAAAGCCTGCATCATCGCTGGATCGAGTCCTTTCGCGTGTTCACCGGTCATGTCGATGCTATGCCAAACAAGAACTGGGCCGTCAGAATGGCGATGCGTTATCCAGACAACATTCGCATCCAGTACTTTCAGAAGAAGTTCGCCGAGCGCACCGAGGCGGTGCCCGGAGACGATGACGGCGTGCAGGTACTACAGGTCAATCGTGACGAGTCGTTGCAGGATACCGTGGATGCCATCAAGAATGGCCTGTTCATCTTCCCTTCAAAGTCCGGCCTTTCCGGACCGGATCTGGCGCTCGTCGAAGAGCTGGAGCTGCACATCAAGAACCTCATCCGTGAGCGCAAGGAAGATGAGAACGGGAAGCCTGTGTACCAATTCAAGAAGAAGATCGCCAACCACTTCGGTATGGCTCTCAACTCTTTGCGCCTTGCATACGAGGCTGAGGGTACGCCCGGCGAGGCCCCGCCGCCTCTTTTCGGATAA
- a CDS encoding peptidoglycan recognition protein family protein has product MKITEQLLTPTPYNRPGIPMSEVRALIIHYVGAAGGTAVGVRSWFESIPSHNRVAVEKALRFLGFDPGKVDGDFDSAFINAVTAYQSSRGLVPDGVVGQVTINHLSREIYSNGWRDLPLEYAASSQYVIGLNAEIIRMIPETEAAYHAGGSSYQTGAARLFFDRDRGGRVYPHDKCIGVEVCHPDVSGKFLPETRQALVELSANIVRRYGLSRDRVMRHYDVTGKQCPLYYARNPAEWESLRDDIMEAAA; this is encoded by the coding sequence ATGAAGATCACGGAACAACTGCTCACACCGACTCCGTATAACCGGCCCGGCATTCCGATGTCTGAGGTCCGTGCTCTGATCATCCACTATGTAGGCGCTGCCGGCGGTACGGCGGTCGGCGTGCGGTCGTGGTTCGAATCGATCCCGTCACACAACCGTGTGGCGGTCGAGAAGGCTCTGCGCTTCCTGGGCTTCGATCCGGGCAAGGTCGATGGCGACTTTGACTCTGCTTTTATCAATGCTGTGACAGCGTATCAGTCCAGCCGCGGTCTCGTGCCTGACGGTGTTGTCGGGCAGGTCACAATCAATCATCTCAGTAGAGAGATCTATAGCAACGGTTGGCGGGATCTGCCTTTGGAGTATGCGGCCTCTTCGCAGTACGTCATTGGTCTGAACGCAGAGATCATTCGCATGATCCCCGAGACCGAGGCTGCGTACCATGCAGGCGGGTCGTCGTATCAGACCGGCGCTGCCCGACTGTTCTTTGATCGTGATCGCGGTGGTCGCGTTTATCCGCACGATAAATGCATCGGCGTTGAGGTCTGCCATCCCGATGTATCAGGCAAGTTTCTGCCAGAGACACGGCAGGCCCTTGTTGAGCTCTCGGCCAATATCGTGAGGCGTTACGGACTTTCTCGTGATCGGGTTATGCGCCACTACGATGTGACCGGCAAGCAGTGCCCGCTCTACTATGCGCGCAACCCCGCCGAATGGGAAAGCCTGCGCGACGATATCATGGAGGCTGCAGCCTGA
- a CDS encoding ATP-binding protein has protein sequence MTTKLVETRNVRAVKAACTRALQTNGMLAVMAEVGSGKTTLYNHMVDYWQQYPHKFSVVKVKAFKGQGPSRISALSKLLVRAIDPELHIPGDIESRYEVLARALRYNATHNNRRVILAIDEAQDLSLQTFRDLKKLHEIDGRDRRGEHQDNLFSILYFGKLHNTWDRLFSLPELGYRINRVKLELLTSEEIILFAEQKWNLKFQDIKTKERFPAVVRHKTPLGVKYVSMALRQTEEFVDWPDHQPITVRKDHLQILPLLSLKWMVKQSGYTLQQLTDLAKEKGVKSASRQRISEMLSGKLQDSAIGQQLENAVASIVGAGQEKEIEAVG, from the coding sequence ATGACAACGAAGCTCGTTGAAACGAGAAACGTGCGCGCAGTGAAAGCTGCATGCACGAGAGCATTGCAGACGAACGGAATGCTCGCTGTAATGGCTGAGGTGGGCAGCGGAAAGACGACCCTGTATAACCACATGGTCGACTACTGGCAGCAATATCCGCACAAGTTTTCGGTTGTGAAGGTAAAGGCGTTCAAAGGACAGGGACCGTCGCGCATCTCGGCGCTCAGCAAGCTGCTCGTTCGAGCGATTGATCCGGAGCTTCACATTCCCGGCGATATCGAATCACGCTACGAAGTGCTCGCCCGAGCGCTGCGGTATAACGCCACTCATAACAACAGGAGGGTAATCCTTGCCATCGATGAGGCACAGGATCTCAGTCTGCAGACTTTCCGAGATCTCAAGAAGCTCCATGAAATCGACGGGCGAGATCGACGCGGAGAGCATCAGGACAATCTGTTCTCGATTCTCTACTTCGGAAAGCTGCACAACACATGGGATCGCCTGTTCTCGCTCCCGGAGCTCGGCTATCGAATCAATCGAGTCAAGCTGGAGCTGCTGACGTCAGAGGAAATCATTCTGTTCGCAGAGCAAAAGTGGAATCTGAAATTTCAGGATATTAAGACAAAGGAACGCTTTCCGGCCGTCGTCAGGCATAAGACCCCGCTCGGCGTGAAATACGTTTCAATGGCTCTGCGCCAGACGGAGGAATTCGTCGATTGGCCCGATCATCAGCCGATCACCGTGCGAAAGGATCACCTGCAAATCCTGCCGCTCCTCTCCTTGAAGTGGATGGTCAAGCAGAGTGGTTATACACTACAGCAACTGACCGATCTGGCAAAAGAAAAAGGCGTGAAGAGCGCCAGTCGGCAGCGGATCAGCGAGATGCTCAGCGGCAAGCTACAGGATTCGGCAATCGGCCAGCAACTGGAGAATGCAGTCGCAAGCATCGTCGGAGCAGGTCAGGAGAAAGAGATCGAAGCGGTCGGATAA
- a CDS encoding DUF5131 family protein: protein MAINSKIEWTDATWNPVRGCTKISPGCKHCYAKTFAERFRGVKGHPFENGFDLQLVPDKLLEPLKWKSPKKIFVNSMSDLFHEAIPDEYILKCFQIMAEANWHTYQVLTKRDARMSALSHTLLAEFGHLDHIWWGVSVEDRQYGVPRIKRLQDASCATRFLSVEPLLEDLGELDLDGIHWVIVGGESGPGARPMQESWVVSLRDQCKAQDVPFFFKQWGGVQKKKTGRLLKGRTYDGMPKAKLMKV from the coding sequence ATGGCAATCAACAGCAAAATCGAATGGACTGATGCGACATGGAATCCAGTGCGAGGATGCACGAAAATTTCTCCTGGCTGCAAACACTGCTATGCGAAGACTTTCGCAGAGCGCTTTCGTGGAGTAAAGGGTCACCCATTCGAAAACGGATTCGATCTTCAGCTCGTTCCGGATAAACTGCTTGAACCCTTGAAATGGAAGTCACCGAAGAAGATCTTCGTTAACTCTATGAGCGATCTTTTTCACGAAGCAATTCCCGATGAATATATCCTGAAGTGCTTTCAGATCATGGCCGAAGCGAACTGGCATACATATCAAGTTTTGACGAAGCGAGATGCCCGAATGTCGGCATTGAGCCATACGCTTCTTGCAGAATTTGGCCATCTCGATCATATATGGTGGGGAGTCAGTGTCGAGGATCGCCAGTACGGTGTTCCGCGCATTAAGCGACTCCAGGATGCCAGTTGCGCGACTCGATTTCTCTCTGTTGAGCCGTTGCTTGAAGATCTGGGTGAGCTGGATCTGGACGGTATCCACTGGGTGATTGTGGGCGGCGAAAGTGGCCCCGGAGCAAGGCCGATGCAGGAGAGTTGGGTTGTATCGCTTCGTGACCAGTGCAAGGCACAGGATGTTCCTTTCTTCTTCAAACAATGGGGCGGCGTGCAGAAGAAGAAAACGGGGCGGTTGTTGAAGGGACGAACCTATGATGGTATGCCGAAGGCTAAATTGATGAAGGTATAG
- a CDS encoding helix-turn-helix domain-containing protein, producing the protein MKDRIKAIIDHLGISQSEFAKRAHISTGRLSDLLSGRVKSLSAEAIASVHRAFSVDTNWLLTGEGKMFHTVTRPQHLDDIVEGQIIPPTSAPSDDLPEGWIAVDSLPKIVLRYYPGGIPAGPLDLADDYYELVQVPMTGAVGPGCIMIRVRGNSMIGAGIYDNDIMCVDTGKRHPENGDVVVVTVDGESTVKYWYQDGDRVILCPDSELHDPIDVTGREIIVNGTVTEVKRFVKKGKPMPKNGNGNGK; encoded by the coding sequence TTGAAAGATCGGATTAAGGCGATAATAGACCATTTGGGGATCAGCCAGAGCGAGTTTGCAAAGCGGGCGCATATTTCGACTGGTCGCCTCAGCGATTTGCTTTCCGGCCGCGTGAAATCCTTGTCGGCCGAGGCTATAGCATCCGTGCACAGGGCCTTTTCAGTTGATACGAACTGGCTCCTAACCGGTGAAGGAAAAATGTTCCATACTGTTACACGCCCGCAGCACTTGGATGATATCGTAGAAGGTCAGATTATTCCACCCACATCTGCACCGTCTGATGATCTCCCCGAGGGCTGGATTGCTGTAGACAGTTTGCCGAAGATTGTATTACGGTATTATCCTGGCGGGATTCCGGCAGGCCCTCTGGATCTGGCAGACGATTACTATGAGCTGGTTCAGGTGCCGATGACCGGCGCTGTCGGACCGGGATGCATAATGATACGTGTGCGAGGAAACTCGATGATCGGGGCTGGTATTTATGATAACGACATTATGTGTGTGGATACAGGGAAGCGCCACCCTGAGAATGGCGACGTCGTCGTCGTGACTGTGGACGGGGAGTCAACGGTCAAGTACTGGTATCAGGATGGCGATCGTGTCATTCTCTGTCCCGATTCTGAATTGCATGATCCGATTGATGTGACGGGGCGAGAGATCATCGTCAACGGCACCGTTACCGAAGTGAAGCGCTTTGTGAAGAAAGGAAAGCCTATGCCTAAGAACGGCAATGGGAATGGAAAGTGA